From Uloborus diversus isolate 005 chromosome 8, Udiv.v.3.1, whole genome shotgun sequence, a single genomic window includes:
- the LOC129228368 gene encoding ankyrin-3-like, whose translation MSGKDEKILTYKSKEEFRAEYYKIRYKKEDVKNFYLTIWTQIFVAISEDSKGQTILHVAASHGKECAVKYLTEEVNLPVDYFDKLGKTALHAAAENGHLNVVRTLLKNKADFTVKDVSDMSPIFYAVRNNSVEVVDILLRAFPSVNTIESSLGYSPLHEAAKRGHAKIVEILLERNANVNASTDIGLTPLHAAAFCGHPDVVHNLIRKGAYINTTLITGSTALHLATESGHKEVVHVLLKYGADVNVVDKVYKHTPLNRAARDGHENIVQALLDNGARADIFNHERMTPLHFASQNGNLRIVKLLTVRSIEIDPKNMYNYTPLHLAVNGNHKAVVEYLLKRKASIDARDINGLTPLHLAAKNGWFDICRIIIENNADVNIRGIAGLTSLHLAAVNGNTKIIELLLRNKADINSKCVQRMTPLYLAAQNGNMEAVTTLINNDAISDKSTLIAAINGHHVDIVKLLARKTIDKNELTDASFTAIRSEWSFRCYPCAECHKGYV comes from the exons ATGAgtggaaaagatgaaaaaattctGACCTATAAATCTAAAGAGGAATTTCGAGCGGAGTACTATAAAATTCGCTATAAAAAGGAAGAtgtcaaaaatttctatttaactatATGGACTCAGATCTTTGTAGCTATATCGGAAG ATTCTAAAGGCCAAACTATATTACACGTTGCTGCTTCCCATGGAAAAGAATGTGCTGTAAAATATTTGACTGAAGAAGTGAATTTGCCTGTAGACTATTTCGACAAACTCGGAAAAACTGCTTTGCACGCTGCAGCAGAAAATGGACATTTGAATGTTGTTCgaactcttttaaaaaataaagctgaTTTCACCGTAAAAGATGTGTCTGACATGTCACCTATATTTTATGCTGTGAGGAACAATAGTGTAGAAGTCGTCGATATCCTTCTAAGGGCATTCCCGAGTGTCAACACCATTGAAAGTTCTCTTGGTTATAGTCCTCTGCATGAAGCTGCGAAACGTGGGCACGCAAAGATAGTTGAAATCCTGCTTGAAAGGAATGCAAATGTTAATGCCAGTACTGACATCGGTTTGACACCGTTACACGCGGCAGCATTCTGTGGACATCCGGATGTTGTTCATAATCTGATTCGTAAAGGAGCTTATATTAATACTACATTAATCACTGGAAGTACTGCGTTACATTTGGCTACAGAAAGTGGCCATAAAGAGGTAGTTCATGTGCTGCTGAAGTATGGAGCTGATGTTAACGTTGTAGATAAAGTCTACAAACATACGCCTTTGAATCGTGCTGCACGAGATGGACACGAAAATATTGTTCAGGCTTTACTGGACAATGGAGCTCgtgctgatattttcaatcatgAAAGGATGACACCTCTGCATTTTGCCTCGCAGAATGGCAATTTGAGAATAGTAAAACTTCTTACTGTACGCAGCATTGAAATTGATCCAAAGAATATGTATAATTATACTCCCTTGCATTTAGCAGTTAATGGAAACCATAAAGCTGTAGTCGAATACTTATTGAAACGTAAAGCAAGTATCGATGCCAGAGATATCAATGGTCTCACTCCCTTACATTTAGCCGCAAAGAATGGATGGTTCGATATTTGTCGCATTATTATAGAAAATAATGCTGACGTCAACATTAGAGGTATTGCTGGGTTGACATCTTTGCATTTAGCTGCTGTtaatggcaacacaaaaattattgaattacTTTTAAGAAACAAAGCTGATATCAATTCTAAGTGTGTTCAAAGAATGACGCCTTTATATTTGGCAGCTCAAAATGGCAATATGGAGGCTGTTACTACTTTGATTAATAACGATGCCATTTCAGATAAGTCTACACTGATTGCAGCAATTAATGGACATCATGTTGATATTGTTAAACTTTTAGCGAGGAAAACTATTGACAAAAATGAATTAACTGATGCATCATTCACCGCTATAAGATCAG AGTGGTCTTTCCGATGTTATCCATGTGCTGAATGCCATAAAGGATACGTCTGA